From Lolium perenne isolate Kyuss_39 chromosome 5, Kyuss_2.0, whole genome shotgun sequence, a single genomic window includes:
- the LOC127303356 gene encoding protein ELF4-LIKE 3-like, whose protein sequence is MENGNDINNDGGKVFPNGGDEKGKAVQALERIYGEVQELLERNRMIIREIGEIHEAHETGGLNRDTTLLREFNINIAHIMEIYSDISSSFYLSLAKGSPAVDDTTKGGQEGLHPPQ, encoded by the coding sequence ATGGAGAACGGCAACGACATCAACAACGACGGTGGGAAGGTGTTTCCGAACGGGGGAGAtgagaaggggaaggcggtgcaaGCACTGGAGCGGATCTACGGCGAGGTGCAGGAGCTTCTGGAGCGCAACCGGATGATAATCCGGGAGATCGGCGAAATCCACGAGGCACATGAGACCGGAGGCCTCAACCGTGATACAACCCTCCTCCGCGAGTTCAATATCAACATCGCCCACATCATGGAGATCTACTCCGACATCTCCTCCTCCTTCTACCTCTCCCTCGCCAAGGGCTCCCCCGCCGTCGACGACACTACGAAGGGAGGTCAGGAGGGGCTTCACCCTCCGCAGTAG
- the LOC127303357 gene encoding protein ELF4-LIKE 3-like, translating into MENGNDINNDGGKVFPNGGDEKGKAVQALERIYGEVQELLERNRMIIREIGEIHEAHEIGGLNRDTTLLREFNINTAHIMEIYSDISSSFYLSLAKGSPAVDDTTKGGQEGLHPPQ; encoded by the coding sequence ATGGAGAACGGCAACGACATCAACAACGACGGTGGGAAGGTGTTTCCGAACGGGGGAGAtgagaaggggaaggcggtgcaaGCACTGGAGCGGATCTACGGCGAGGTGCAGGAGCTTCTGGAGCGCAACCGGATGATAATCCGGGAGATCGGCGAAATCCACGAGGCACATGAGATCGGAGGCCTCAACCGTGATACAACCCTCCTCCGTGAGTTCAATATCAACACCGCCCACATCATGGAGATCTACTCCGACATCTCCTCCTCCTTCTACCTCTCCCTCGCCAAGGGCTCCCCCGCCGTCGACGACACTACGAAGGGAGGTCAGGAGGGGCTTCACCCTCCGCAGTAG